One genomic segment of Ricinus communis isolate WT05 ecotype wild-type chromosome 3, ASM1957865v1, whole genome shotgun sequence includes these proteins:
- the LOC8281187 gene encoding 12-oxophytodienoate reductase 3: MAETTLFSPYKMGRFNLSHRVVLAPMTRCRALNGIPNAALAEYYTQRSTPGGFLITEGTLVSPTAPGFPHVPGIYTEEQVEAWKKVVDEVHAKGSIIFCQLWHVGRASHQVYQPGGAAPISSTSKAISNRWRILMPDGSYGTYPTPRALETSDIQEVVETYRQAALNAIRAGFDGIEIHGAHGYLIDQFLKDGINDRTDEYGGSINNRCRFLMQVIEAVVAAIGADRVGFRMSPAIDHLDAMDSDPLNLGLAVIERLNRLQLNLGSKLTYLHVTQPRYTAYGQTESGRHGTEDEEARLMRTWRNGYQGTFICSGGFTRELGIEAIAEGNADLVSYGRVFISNPDLVLRLKLNAPLNKYIRKTFYTPDPVVGYTDYPFLSKENGSQQLLSRL; this comes from the exons ATGGCGGAAACCACTCTATTTTCTCCTTACAAGATGGGCAGGTTCAATCTTTCTCACAG GGTGGTGCTGGCGCCAATGACGAGATGCAGAGCGTTGAATGGGATTCCAAACGCAGCGTTGGCCGAGTATTACACGCAGAGGTCAACTCCTGGTGGTTTTCTCATTACTGAAGGCACTCTTGTGTCCCCTACCGCCCCTGG GTTTCCTCATGTTCCTGGGATTTATACCGAGGAACAGGTGGAAGCATGGAAGAAGGTTGTGGATGAAGTCCATGCCAAAGGAAGCATCATATTCTGTCAACTGTGGCATGTTGGCCGTGCATCTCATCAAG tttatcaaCCTGGTGGAGCTGCACCCATATCATCGACGAGTAAAGCCATCTCGAACAGGTGGAGAATTCTCATGCCAGATGGGAGCTACGGTACATACCCAACACCTAGGGCCTTGGAAACCTCAGACATACAAGAGGTTGTAGAGACTTACCGCCAGGCAGCCTTAAATGCCATTCGAGCTG GATTTGATGGAATCGAAATCCATGGGGCTCATGGTTACCTTATTGATCAATTTTTAAAGGATGGGATCAATGACAGGACGGATGAGTATGGTGGATCAATCAACAATCGGTGCAGATTCTTAATGCAAGTGATTGAAGCAGTAGTTGCAGCTATTGGTGCAGATCGAGTTGGTTTCAGAATGTCACCAGCAATTGATCACCTTGATGCCATGGATTCTGATCCACTCAACTTGGGTCTTGCAGTGATTGAGCGACTTAATAGACTCCAGTTAAACCTGGGATCAAAACTCACTTATCTTCATGTGACTCAACCTCGTTACACAGCTTACGGCCAAACAGAATCAGGCAGACATGGCACTGAAGATGAGGAGGCTAGACTAATGAGAACATGGAGAAATGGTTATCAGGGAACTTTCATTTGCAGTGGTGGCTTCACGAGGGAGCTAGGGATTGAAGCTATAGCTGAAGGAAATGCGGATTTGGTATCCTATGGCCGagtatttatttcaaaccCTGATTTAGTCTTAAGATTAAAGCTAAATGCACCCTTGAATAAGTATATCAGGAAGACTTTCTACACTCCAGATCCTGTTGTTGGATACACAGACTACCCATTTTTGAGCAAAGAAAATGGGAGTCAGCAGCTGCTGTCGCGCCTTTGA
- the LOC8281186 gene encoding auxin-binding protein ABP19a, which yields MILHIFLIFALLSSSSYALVQDYCVGDLSGPDGPAGYGCKKTVTVNDFVYSGLAAPGKILPLIKAGVTPAFVDQFPGLNGLGISMARLDLQPGGVIPMHTHPAASEVLTVISGSICAGFISSSDNKVFFKNLDKGDIMIFPQGLLHFQINSGGSSALAFVSFSSPRPGLQITDFALFANDLPSELVEKTTFLDDATVKKLKAVLGGKN from the coding sequence ATGATTCTCCATATCTTCCTCATCTTTgctctcctttcttcttcctcttatGCTTTAGTGCAGGATTACTGCGTCGGGGATTTGTCAGGTCCTGATGGCCCTGCAGGATACGGTTGCAAGAAAACTGTCACGGTAAATGATTTTGTTTACTCTGGCCTGGCAGCTCCTGGTAAAATCTTACCCCTTATCAAAGCTGGTGTTACACCTGCATTCGTCGACCAATTCCCTGGTTTAAACGGGCTTGGAATTTCTATGGCTCGTTTAGACTTGCAACCTGGTGGAGTTATTCCGATGCATACACATCCTGCAGCTTCAGAAGTACTAACCGTAATTTCAGGATCAATCTGCGCAGGGTTTATTTCTTCATCAGATAATAAAGTTTTCTTCAAAAATCTTGATAAGGGAGATATTATGATATTCCCACAAGGATTACTGCATTTCCAAATAAATTCAGGAGGGAGTTCTGCTCTTGCATTTGTAAGCTTCAGTAGTCCAAGACCAGGTCTTCAGATTACGGATTTCGCTCTTTTCGCTAACGATTTGCCTTCCGAGTTGGTAGAGAAGACAACCTTCCTTGATGATGCTACAGTTAAGAAGCTTAAAGCTGTTCTTGGTGGAAAAAATTGA